The following proteins come from a genomic window of Astatotilapia calliptera chromosome 11, fAstCal1.2, whole genome shotgun sequence:
- the LOC113032392 gene encoding zinc finger protein 91, whose amino-acid sequence MMPSVHGQNHFIMEKQKSGNSASSGNSAAEINFICTECGDGFSQYANVLAHMAVHGPLESFSFDGSSNGFEVPREYVLQENGTLTVVNGLTQSHSPLKPVSPGVLPSHSHFPSSVRPVSPNVKSQPAPHKEVFRPRPSDVNSDKSRQGHYRCEICNRSFNSLQSLHRHQQYRNTERGYKCTLCCKIFEDRQDLKRHLHDHLNERFHCCRLCGKRFLKADALNAHQKENHPISKGTALGKSENKQEKKLEKTYPCKKCKLNFFWMSDFQTHSLYHCKGKEPDALFASEIEIDINSKDLHNAQLENCHSNGTAIEMQNGETKIFRHCSDDYDYSFRKYRCGLCGDHFQKLAALKEHHLTHQTQEEIDQMNQESQKPLKQRVQPKARRRRGGNPNGKLHPCKHCHRVFNHSSSLSRHMRYHKGTMHTCVFCGRHFPQRCDLRRHVVMYHKAELDKKPGLKHLYTTPPKGPPYTSLSNSEKNMSPANENTKSSSDYEAVASPEQNQNDKQSGKAGRVNYKCQECGKRFGLLCVYQRHLRYHKKEPNKCPQCPAQFRNSSSLELHLQNHPSTEEVGDAGQTSHGTGTSVDVVLEKGNAEDIEDDYMDHTQNDKGSSSEAVYECTECTETFSCLETFLQHQTSHGSENNG is encoded by the coding sequence ATGATGCCATCTGTACATGGACAAAATCATTTCATAATGGAAAAGCAGAAGTCTGGGAACAGTGCGTCTTCAGGCAATTCAGCCGCAGAAATTAACTTCATCTGCACTGAGTGCGGTGATGGATTCAGTCAGTACGCTAATGTATTGGCACATATGGCAGTTCATGGACCTTTGGAGTCATTTTCCTTTGATGGCTCATCCAATGGATTTGAAGTCCCCCGAGAATATGTGCTACAAGAAAATGGTACACTGACAGTTGTGAATGGTTTGACACAGTCACATTCTCCTTTGAAGCCAGTATCTCCTGGAGTTTTGCCATCACATTCACATTTCCCATCCTCTGTAAGGCCAGTATCTCCAAACGTAAAATCGCAGCCTGCTCCTCACAAAGAGGTATTCAGGCCAAGGCCGTCTGATGTGAACTCGGACAAGTCTCGCCAGGGACATTACCGCTGTGAAATATGTAATAGATCATTTAATAGCTTGCAGAGTTTACATCGTCACCAGCAATATCGAAACACAGAACGAGGATACAAATGTACTTTGTGTTGCAAAATCTTTGAAGATAGGCAGGATCTCAAGAGACACCTCCATGACCACTTAAATGAGAGGTTTCACTGCTGTCGTCTTTGTGGTAAGCGATTCCTGAAAGCAGATGCCCTGAATGCTCACCAGAAAGAAAATCACCCTATTTCCAAAGGTACAGCTCTGGGTAAATCTGagaataaacaggaaaaaaagcttgAGAAAACATATCCTTGTAAGAAGTGCAAACTGAATTTTTTCTGGATGTCAGATTTCCAGACACATTCCCTCTACCATTGCAAGGGGAAAGAGCCTGATGCTTTATTTGCATCTGAAATCGAAATTGACATAAATTCTAAGGACCTACACAATGCGCAACTTGAAAACTGCCATAGTAATGGCACAGCGATTGAGATGCAGAATGGGGAGACTAAAATCTTTAGGCATTGTAGCGATGACTATGACTACTCTTTCAGAAAATATAGATGTGGTTTATGTGGGGATCATTTCCAGAAGTTAGCAGCTTTAAAGGAACATCATCTCACACATCAAACTCAGGAGGAAATTGATCAGATGAATCAAGAGTCCCAAAAACCTTTAAAGCAAAGAGTCCAACCTAAAGCCAGACGTAGAAGAGGGGGTAATCCAAATGGAAAGCTCCATCCGTGCAAGCACTGTCATCGTGTCTTTAATCATTCTAGTAGTTTGTCCCGGCACATGAGATATCATAAAGGTACAATGCACACATGTGTATTTTGTGGTAGGCATTTTCCTCAGCGCTGCGATTTGAGGAGACATGTAGTCATGTATCACAAAGCTGAATTGGATAAGAAGCCAGGTTTAAAACACTTGTACACAACTCCACCAAAAGGTCCTCCATACACTTCTCTTAGTAATAGTGAGAAAAACATGAGCCCTGCTAATGAAAACACCAAGAGCTCTTCTGACTATGAAGCTGTAGCTTCACCAGAGCAGAATCAAAATGATAAACAATCAGGAAAAGCAGGTAGAGTTAACTACAAGTGCCAGGAATGTGGAAAGAGATTTGGGCTGTTATGTGTGTACCAACGGCACTTGCGTTACCACAAAAAGGAACCCAACAAGTGTCCCCAGTGTCCAGCTCAATTTAGGAATTCCTCATCCCTTGAGCTTCATCTTCAGAATCACCCAAGCACTGAGGAAGTGGGCGATGCTGGACAAACATCTCATGGCACTGGTACTAGTGTGGATGTTGTCTTGGAAAAGGGTAATGCAGAGGACATAGAGGATGACTATATGGACCATACTCAAAATGATAAAGGAAGTTCTTCAGAGGCTGTCTATGAGTGCACAGAGTGTACTGAGACATTCTCATGCTTGGAGACGTTCCTTCAGCATCAGACTTCTCATGGTTCAGAAAACAATGGGTAA